From the genome of Amblyraja radiata isolate CabotCenter1 chromosome 31, sAmbRad1.1.pri, whole genome shotgun sequence:
agagGGAATAGAGGAATGTGGACCAtatgtgttcacccgacgccggagttccatcttgccggcaagagggcctgaagcatcgggcttcacggaggccacaataggcccgactatgggtgaacaggggacgggagtggactttgctgccttccctcacagtgggaaccattgtggggggatgtttttatgtttattgttcaattctttaatgttgtgtcttatctttattcgtggcaagtcaaatttcactacactattggtgtatgtgataatacatgtcctttgtaattgtaatttgtaATTGTAATGTCCACACAGGTGGGGATTAGTTGGGATTTGCATCATGGTTTTTACagattgggtgggccgaagggcctgttcctttgctgcatTGCTCCTAATTCTATGTAAGAGGTGATAAATGCAACTGGAAAGGAAGTTGTGAAAAGATATTCCAGATGGGAAAGAAGAAGTCAAACACATGTTAGAAGTAAGAAGTGAGTGATGACGGACAAAatgtattgtgtcaggatttgaTGAGCAGGCAAGGTTGAAGAATGTGGAAAAGGTGGGGAGGCGAGAGTTGAGGGTTACTCTTCAATAAAAAGAGATGAGGTGAAGAGGGaaaaggaatttagaaggatgagagcggatcttatagaaaattatgaagggattggacaggctagatgcaggaaacatgttcccgatgttgggagagtccagaacctggggtcacagtttaagaataagggggaggacatttagaacggagacgaggaaaaactttttcacgcagagagttgtgaatttgtggaattctctgcctcagaaggcagtggaggccgattcactggatgcattcaaaagagagttagatagagctcttagggcgagcgggatcaaggggtatgtggggagaaggcaggaacggggtactgattgtggatgatcagccatgatcacattgaatggcggtgctggcacgaagggccgaatggcctactcctgcacttgttgtctatgtatctatgaaatgACCGATGTGGCTGCGATATCCTCACCTTTAGTTCTGTTGGATAAGAGTAGACTTTTGAAATAGTCCTTGCGGCTGAACAGCAAACTGGAGACGACCAGAATCAGTAGGAAGGCCAGGACCAATCCAACTATCAACAGTAGGTTGACTACCTGTTCTGTAACAATCCAAACAACTAAAATCAGATCAAAGTGTATGAGAGCTGGACAGAAACTGAGAGAAAGACTTGCAGGGGGTGCAAACGGCATTGACAGAGGTCGGAGTATATATATCACAGAGATAGGCAGATGGAACATACATAAACGGCGGGTGCAGAGAGTACGTGTAAGAAACAGACAGATAGAGAAATGTGTGAGGGAGAGACACAGGCCCAGGAGTGGCAGAGGAGGTGAGTTAGAAACTGCGAAAGGCAAAGCACACAAGTGAAAGGCCGAATGAGAAAGCGACTggtgacaagtcaagtcaagtcaagtttattcgtcacatacacatacgagatgtgcagagaaatgaaaagtggcgatgctcgcggactttgtgcaaaaagacaaacaaacaaacaaccaaagaaaccacaaacaggatgGAATACGGAATCACATACTCTTTTACatgttaaatattgtgggcggaaggaaaaaggggggggaaaaaaaaacccagcaatttaAAATGAGAGTCAGAGTGAGGTACGTGGCCGGATGCAGATTGACACAGTTGGAGAACAAGTGTACAAGACAGGAATGGGAAGAGACAGAGGGAAAGGGAGAAAGTAAAAAAAACAGAAAGAGAGATAATAACAGGGAAATAGAAAGACAATAACAAATGGACCGCCAGATAAGTCAGTCACACCCGTCTCGAGAGCCCGTTTATGAGTCAGTTTGCACTGTACTGAGTCCTCTCCTCTGCCAAGTGTCATGATTGTCTGAGTCTCACACCTTCGCTCCTCATCTTTCAACTTCCGTGAATCAAACGTCATTCAAGCCCCAGTATTTATCCACCTTGAACCTTATTTCAAGCTTCTATTTCGGTTATTCAGGAATGCTTGGTTTGAGGGAGTTTTTACTTGAATCTTCCTTTGCGAACTGTGAAGGTTTATTCAGAATATTGATTGTGTTTTTGCCGATCCTGTCTTTCAATCTCCTTTTGCACATTTGCTTCCGCCTGATCGAACTCTTCTTGCTGTAACTCTGGAGGAAGATGTCACGTTGATCCTGGAATGTACGCtacctctgtgtctctctgcaaCTCTCCCGAAGGCATCATGTCCTTTATCTCAACTCCTTATCTTTTTGATGTTGGCTGACTGCAAACAGGCCGACAAGGAATTGGAATTGGCTTCAATATGTGAGTATGTGTCTATATACACACAAACTGAACCTttttatacacacactgaactcttgtttacagtgtactatgtttacatattctgttgtgctgctgtaagtaagtatttcattgttctatctgggacacatgacaataaaacactctcgactcttgacaGTTCCCCAGTGCCACGAACTAGAATAGTCAGCAGACAGAATAAGGAGTGGGGGAAAGGGGCCGAGGAGTGCATTTGAGGGAGGGGGTTGCAAGTTAGTCAAGGGGAATAACATTCCAGTTCGGGGAGAAGTCCTAAATCGACTTACTGTTTCCTTTGGGAGCAGTGACTGCAATGGACAACGTTGTCAGGTGATCTAGCCTTGGGGTGGTGGAATGGGGGTAAGGCCTGACTGGTGCGGAGGTAGATGCGTTGGACCGGTTGGTGCTGGGCCGGAGGATGTTGGTTATCGAGCTGACAGTTTTCTCACACTCAGCATCTTCGGTGGCTGTACCTTCTTTAAACAATCTGGCACATCTTAGGAAAGAATAGACAAAGAGAAAAGTCATGGATGGCAAATGGAATTGTGATGTGAACCTAACCCTCACACATCAagacatctttccctctcagccccaatcaagaacctgtcaatctccgctttaaatatacccaatgatttggcctccacagcaatgaattccacagatacaccctccgccctctgactagagaaattcctccttatctccttcctaatggtacgtgaccatattctgagactgtgccctctggtcctagactctcccactagtggaaacatcctctccacatccactctatccaagcctttcactattctgtaggtttcaatgagatccccctcatccatctaaactccagcgcccagagccgtcaaatgcCCAACATACGTTAATCCTGCTTTCATTCTcataagcctcctctggaccctctccactgCTGGTAAATCCCTTCTCaaaatatggggcccaaaactgctcacaaaactccaaacatggtctgaccagtgccttaaagcctcagcatttcatCCCTGCTTTAAATTCTCGTTCTCTCCAAATGAATATCAACGATGCGTTTGATGTTGACGTTGGAAAACCCAGAACCTGGAGAAGTGCTGAGGTGGTGATTTGACTAAGTGGGGCTGCACAGCTCTGTCTGTCCTATGGAAAGGTCAACAATGATGTACGGGAGGGTGAATGGGCAGGTGGTTGCTGGCACTTTCACACCCCCATGCACAGACCAGCCGCAGTATTAGGCATTGTGTGCCTCCTCCCTCTACTCTGGTTCTTCTCCAAAACAGTGCACATttacatggtagacaaaaatgctggagaaactcagcgggtgaggcagcatctatggagcaaaggaaataggcgacgtttcgggccgagaccctgtcACCACATGAACTGACCCCCAGCGTGATGTGTTATTTTCTCCCCCTCAGCCCTTATCACCACGAGCTGAGATCTCAAGTGTGAATCAGGGGACTAATCCAATGAGTCATtcgggggtagacacaaaatactggagtaactcagcgggcgaggcagcatctctggagacaaggaatgggcggcgtgtctggtcgagatccttcttcagacggatgtcaggggagggggcgggacaaagttaGGAtgcaggcagagacagtaagactagtgggagaactgggaaggggaaggggatggagagagaaagcaagggctttctgaagttagagaagtcaatgttcataccgctggggtgttaaaCTACCCAGTTATTTGGGCTACTGATCCGTACTACTCGAGGGACTATCATTAACTCGTACTCACTTGGTATGCGGCCAGCACTTGGTGGAAGGAGGCTTCCCATCAGAGAATGTGTCTGGAGGGCAGGACTCGCAGACATTGTCTGCTGTGGCAGTTCCTGGTGATAAAAGATGAAAGCCGATTATCGCATTCGCTGCTTGAAAGAATTAGCTCAGTTAACATTAAACTCAACCAAAAATTCACAACAAAAATCTGCACTAAAACTGCTGATAAAAAGAGCtgaaaaaacaatgtttttccctttaagtaaagggcctgtcccacgtaggagacctaaacagcaacctctggtgaccttgcccgtcacccaaaaaaataaatcaaagggCGAGGTCAATAGACtccgcttgtactcactggaatttagaagattgaggggggatcttatagaaacttacaaaattcttaaggggttggacaggttagatgcaggaagattgttcccaatgttggggaagtccagaacaaggggtcacagtttaaggataagggggaagtcttttaggaccgagatgagaaaaacatttttcacacagagagtggtgaatctctggaattctctgccacagaaagtagttgaggccagttcattggctatatttaagagggagttagatgtggcccttgtggctaaagggatcagggggtatggagagaaggcaggtacaggataccgagttggatgatcagccatgatcatattgaatggctgtgcaggctcgaagggccgaatggcctattcctgcacctattttctatgtttctatgtttctatgaggtgacctgcaacctcctaccacctcccacgcatatgttgaaaaccttcctcgactatgaagaaaaccacttcgactagacctgcgacaaaaaaatgatcgatttttaaaacggcaacctatttctagtcgaggccggttttaatcatgatgaaaaaaatagcagcaacctagatgaagcctcgaccacgcggaaaccactttcgaccattagggagagtgaccaaaacctccggtgacctgatggaaaccttgggtggcgggcaaggtcactagaggttgctgtttaggtcccctaagtgggactggggcttAAGGGAATGTCTGGCAGGGTGGGCAATGGGAGAATTTAAGTGAGTATGACGTGTATGATTGTTAATAGAATGAGTCAAGCAACAAAAAGACGGACTGAGAGAGGTGCGACTGGGAATAGCAGAATGATTATCAACCCGCTACTCTTGAATAggtagtaaaaataataaaagaaattgcGGAAATGAATCCCATGTCCAGAAATCTGAATACCAGTGACAGAAGAAGGATGCGTTCTTGCTTCAGCTTGAACTGATATaaatatttcccaaatattcAATAATTCTGTACAGTGCATCAAGGGTTATGTGACAGGGACATTTTGTCCACCAGACCACTGACCCAGAACATCAGTGTCACCACATGAACTGAGCCAGGACATCAATGTCCCCCACAGGGTCTGACCCAGGACATAACTATCCACCACATGCACTGATCCAAGTAAGTAAGTGTACACCACGTTGAACTGATCCAGGAAACTCCGCCACAGGGTctggcccagggtatcattgtctCCATGTTCTAACATCAGCCCAAGTCACCAAGTATTTCCAGTTCTATTCTCTCCCAggaataaagaagccaagatattGGTTCGGTCTGAGTTTATATTGTGGATGAAAAGTCAGAAACTGAATTAGGCTTTTATGTCATCATCTACCAATGACATCCCAATGGAGCATGAACAACCCAGTTTTTCACCGGAATTCCCTCCCCATTTTGGTGTGCGCTCCACACACTGGGACCAAGTCTCACTCACCTGCTTTAGCCAGGAATTTTCCTGCCTCACAACTGCTGTGTTTAACACATTGCAAGCAGGAGCTAAGGGTCTCAGTTTTGCAGAACATTCCAGGTTTGCACTCGCAGATCTGTCTTGTCCTTGGGGTACAGTTTTGAACTTGTTGTTGAACTAAACATGGGAAGACATCGGGGAAATAATACCAGGTTAATCACATTTGCGGAACGATGCGAcacgatacaatatgatagaactttatttatcccaggtgagagcatggccagggtggtgtggacctttgtcgctggctgcctttttgaatcaTTGTCTCTTATAGATCCCTTCTGTGGTGTCAAAGtcaatacccatgatggaccagacAGCAAACTCCTTCGTTGCTGGgaatttgagttgccaaaccaggccgtgatgcaaccactcTACCAGAGCACTCTGATCCAAAACCAATGACAAGTACAGAGAGCCTGGCCGACTCttctaaccaaagatcctatagcggagcaagatagaccactcctgctaaatgcaatgggctgacgtgtagtacgcaacagagcgggccctttttttcatccatttttcatccatttcagtaaccggacccgacccgactcgcagtgtaatcaatgttgcgggggaactgtttgtgttaataaattaaaattctgaaaatgagaagatttttaccaaataactttcatttttacgaggatgtttccgtatccggcttccgtctccgcactattatcctacgggatctttggtgcggtgacggaagccggttacggaaatggggacgagaattacccgtgaatctgcccatgaccgtactacggctttttcgtcgagtggacgatCTTGCTCGCTGCAGGATCTTTGCTTCTAACCCTAACCTGAGTTATTGAGGCAATTTGAAGACCCTATTACATTAAAGTTAAATCTCTAGATATTCTAGTCTGCAAGTTAAGTACCATGCAAGAGGCAGGGGGCAGTGGTGAACGGGGATTCATAGTTAGTAAAGTAGGCGGGTTGCAAAATTTAGGTTAAGATTCTTTTTAACCGATGATTTCCCCGTAACATTATCAGCTTATCAGTTGTCATTGCACTTCTGCTGAATTTGATTCACTGGGTTTAAACCGTCAAGTGGTCATAAATGTAACAAACTTACGGTCTCCGCATGTCCCAACGCAGAGAGTGCAGTCGAATGAATCATTCCACTCCTCCTGGTACTTGCTGGGTGGACAGGGTTTACAGACAGTGTCATTTTTAGAAGTGCAAGATTGTTGTCGATGTTTTCCTGAAATCAAGATCACCAAAAAATATATTACTTTACAGTCTGTGTGAGGAAGAGCCGAAATCGAATTCGATTTTGGAAATCAGGCCTGGAAAATGACAGCACAATCGTTCACAGACAGACAAATTCTAGTGAGAAAAGGAAAGACATCTTTACAACAGCGCAGTTGGCAGCAACACAGACTGACCTAGggcggtgtctgtgtggagtttgcacgttctctctgagactacatgggtttcctccatgtgctctagtttcttcccatatcccaaagacatgcggttttgtagattaattgacttctgtaaaattgcccctgatgtgtagggagtggacacgacagggggataacgtggaactataCCCTCCCAGTTTGGCAAACCCAACAAGATGATCACCCCTTCTTATTTCCCTGCTCCACTCATAAAGCCTCAATGGATGATCCCTCCAGGCCTGGTTTCCAATCGTTTTTCTTACTCCCTAtactgaagcacttccctctgggaggcgactccggactgtcaaagccgccacagccagacataaaaacagctttttttccacaagccaaaagtctgtagcctcctttagctctggtattttattttattcttcacatgtttaaattataatgttttatttttaattgtctcctgtatatcatgttgttatccctgcgagcaaagcaccaaggcaaattccttgtatgtatacatacttggttaataaaatgtattcaattcaatatctATAGGAGAAGTATGATGGAGTGAGTGCTATTGGATAGTTCTTTCAAAGTGGACTGAAGAGCTATCTTCACTGTGTAtctctttaccattctatcctcACCACTCGTATTCCAGGAAATCACCCAGTATTGTTCTGAATCATTGCTACTGAATTTATAGAGGACATTGTTTCTGTTTTAATTGTATTCAGATCGTCTTCTGGGAACCTCGAGATGTGGTATGAGGTCCACTTACTGATATTCTACTAACACGGTACATTCACTCCAGCTTTGACTGCTGCTCCCTGCACATTGACCTCATTGCACCAACTGTTGATGGTTGGAGATTAATAATGAAAATAAGATAGTGATGGAGTGAGCATGCGTGGGAGTTTGTATCACGATTGCCGACTCCAATCTGCCCAGTCAGAAAGAAATATCAGATAACAATTGAGAGAAAGACAATGAGAATTTGATGCAATCTACACGCCTGTCCACTTCGTAAAAATCTAAACCATTTAGCCGAAAGCATAAAGTTGGTCACTGATGTCACACAAAAGCACCGTGTGCAATCATTTCCAATACTCCACAGTCAGCCTATAAATGAGACAGCTGAGGGCTGTGGTACTTGATCGAGATACATATATTATTATtcggggcagagaaggggaaacAGCTTTATTCAAAGCAGATCAACAAATGAGCCAGAGGCCACAGTGGAAATTAGAACAGAATAAATGAGATCAGATAGTGGAAAACTAAACTTCACACcaaaaaatgtataaaatcacgagagtgaTAGATCTGGTCTTTTACCCAGGCGAatcaaaaaaaagagacaaatgtTTAAGATATGAGGAGCGAGATTTAATACGATCCAGAGGaccaactttttcattcagagggtgttggggggtatatgaaatgagctggctcaggaggtggttgaggcagatactataacagcattttaaagatatttgaacaggtacatggatatgaaggatttatcgggaaatgggccaaatgggactagtttagatggggtatcttggtcaccatggacaagttgggccaaggcctgtttctgtgctgtttcactctatgactgataaatatttcaaaataatttaCCCAGCAAAGTGATGGCCACAAATTCTAAGTGCTGTACGGAGCTTTTCTCTGGATTAAACCATGCCTTGTTCTAGTTCTAGAACCATTCTTGTTCTAAGTGTCTGATAGAATAGTGTAGAAGGCACGTTACTCTGCACCTagcttgtgtgtgcgtgtgtatgtgcagcatgcatgtgtgtgtcagGGAGTTTTATTCTCACTCAGAGCTGGTGTTGCCGTTGATAGATTGCTTTTCAGTCATGACACAAGCTGCTGCCTCCCTGAGGAATGCAACGTTCACCCAAAcgttgggaggggaaggagggagaaagcaaggactacctgaaattggagaagtcaatgttcatacctctggggtgtaaactacccaagcaaaatatgaggtgctgctcctcgaaTTTGCGGTGGgattcgctctggccatggaggaggcctaggacagaaaggtcggatacggaatgggagggagagttgaagtgctgagccactgggagatcgggttggttaatgcggactgtatGGAGGTGTTGTTATTACCCAATCATGAGCACTCGAGGGGCACAGAATCACAGCGTTAAAGAAGAACGTTTGTCCCATCAaattcacaccagttccatgtaaAGGCAATACAGCACTCCAGTGAATTATTTTCTATTGAATGCTATAAATTAATCTGCCTCCACACCTACACCCAACAGGGTGTAATCTGGACATAAAGAgaggacaccaggaactgcagatgctggaatcctgagcaaaacacaaagtgctggagtaactcggtgggtcaggcagaatctgtggagggaaaggattggtaacgtttcgggtcaggacccttcgtcagatcacagatgctgcctgacccgctgagttactccagtactttgtgtttagctGAAGAGTAGACAAGCTTTGGCAGTGTGAGAATAAGTTGAGTTTGATGGATGTGGAGAAGGGATGAAGCctttgtgtgttgggggggggtgaggacaaGCAAAAatcgcttctctctctcttcgaATCGGTGTCTTTAAAAATGTGCCTGCTGGCCTGGCACTTTATTCTATCAGAGTTCAGGTTTTTAAATCTATGAGTCACGCCAGATATGAGTCAGAGATCAAATACAGCCCGATCAGGAAATGGTTACGTTGCTCTTTCATTCTGTGACAAAAGGACGTTGAGGCCCTGAGCAGAAGCacaagtggaggggggggggggaaataaggcAATCAACATcaatattgtacagcttcatttttaacattgaaacctaaatcaaaaaaaaaagacaaaaagaaaaaagagaaaaaaggagagaatgaagaaaaagtaaaataaaagaaaGGAAAGAACAGACCCGTAAACTGccaaagaagtgcaagaggaAAGATGGAGATATATCTTTCCCCTGATTGATTGTTGAACGACCAGTCGTATTCACTGTCCTTAAATGTATccgacccaccacataaaatacaGCCATAGAAAATCAGAACACTTACAgcacaggagtagtccattctgtCCATCAAGTAGGTGCAGGCTGTTTAGCTTTTACTATTCATGAGTTATACAATGGAATGATCTCAGTCTCTGCCTAAACACTTCTTGTGCGGaaactcccccaccctagttctcagaCTAGTTTCATTGACCCTCTGATTCATTTTACTGATTGCGTGCCTCCTTGTCATGTTCCCCTCAGttaacaatgtaccattctacatttccttaccctcgtctgctttgatctgtcattttcacaccttacccttccatatctctagactccctctctcctgactttcagtctgaagttcatgagcaataggagcagaattaggccattcggcccatcaagtctattctgccattcaattttggttgatctatctctccctcattaaccccattctcctgccttctctctataacccctgacaccgtactagtccagaatctatctatctctgcatttaaaatatccatcgacttggcctccacagccttctgtgggagaagtgtctcgacctgaaacgtcacccattccttctctccagagatgttgcctgtcccgctgagttactccagcattctgtgtctatatttGAATGGACTGACTTGCCAGCTAAACTTCAACCCCATTGGAATCACTGACAGACAGACCAAGGAAAAATGGCAGATTTCCTTTCCTGAGGAAACTATTTAGTGGATTCATGGTCCCATTACTGAAAGCAGCTATTAATTCCAAATGTATTgaattatttaaatttaaattccccaAACTCTTATCACTGACTCCATGACCCACAGCTTGGATATTATCCCGGTGTGAAAATGTGCGATGGATTGGTAGTTAAGACACCACACAAGTAGCCAGTGCTCTGGGGTACTCATCTACAGACACAAGTTCATATCCCAGCATGGCAAATGGGGACTTTAAACTCGGGGCCATTCAGATAAATGTGGAATGATAAAACTAGTGTCAGGACAGTAGTCATATAATTACTGGGTTGTTGTAAACACATACTTTGTCTTCCAATATAAGGCAGGTAAGGAAATCTGCCATCCTCACCTTGTCTGGCCCATTTATGACCCATCAATTTGTTTAacacttcagaacatcctcattTCATGGGCGTATAAGGACGGGCAACGTGGCTAATATTTATAGAGATACAAAATAGCCTGCAAGTAAATTTAAAATAATAACTTTGTCTCTGTGCTGAGTTAGCACGTGTGTGATGGGGTTGTGCAGAGGCAGTTTAGTTGCTGACATCAATctcgtgcttcatgcactgcactGGATGAATCAGTTACTGGGCACAAACCTCGTTCAATTACGCGGATGAGAGTTAGTATTGATATAAGCAAGCCAGTGCCTGTGACACAGAAGAGTCATGCGTTACATGGAAATTGATCAGAGAGTGGAGGATGACGTATACCTGGTGGACAAAGGGAGCAGCAACGTCTTGCTTTTGAGTTGTAGAATTTATTCTCCTCACAGGTATTATCATTCTGCTGCCAACGATTCGAGCtctgaaaagagagagagagagagagagagagatactgtTACTGTCATTCAGGAATTTCCCATTGACAGGAATAAAGACACTGCTTTTCAAACCATGAATGATACCATCTATTTATTCCTAAATCTATTCAGTGACCAAAGGCCAGAGGGGAGGCAAGGAAGGCAAGGGGAAtggtggtggggaaggggggggggggggatgaaggaaGAGCAGAGTGGAAAGGAAGAACAAGGTGGAGAGGAAGGGGCAAGAAGGAATACTGCGTGGCCATTAATGCCATCCCAtagggtcttcttcttcttcacagCCCCGTACGATGCACAGAACAAAATATACTTTCCATCTCATTTGTTCCTTTTGAAAAGAGTCCAGTGGAAAATGTCTCATTTGGAAACTAAATGAAATGAGCTTAAGAATAGAGAGTTTGTAATACTTATTACAGTTTCACCCTTGGCTGTTTCACATCACAATATGTCCCTCGCATATATATTGTATGCAAATTGCAGACAGGAAGATTTTCCATCAAGTTATAGATCATGTACTTCATTAAAACTAAACGAAAGGGAAGTTGTCAATACTCAGGTTTCAGCTGAAACAGGTGTGAGGTAACAGTATGAATTGGCTGCTGATAGGGGGCAGTGTAGAGCGAGGAAATTTACATCCAAATCAGAGGAGACCCGCCTGGAAGTAACCCATGGAGATAATAAAAAGATGTACACAGTATCTAACCATAGTTTCTCCTACAGTGGGGAGCTGGACACCAGCATCTTGAGAAGAATAGACGTTGTACTGCTCAGTCAAGCCACATATTGTCATTAATGAGATCTGCCTGCTTCACAGTTTCATATCGTTTGCAATTTCAGTCCTAATCTCTCTGTGCAGATGAGGGACTCTCCCCCAATTTCAAACTGTCTCACTCAGGCCGCATGTTGTCCAGCAAGAACACGATGttgtgcacagacattgtgggctgaagggcctgttcctgtgccatcCCGTTCTATGTTCcgttaagactttataatgagcataaataactgcacgtttttaaaattaattgtattttaacttgtattttaacgtattttaacttgtt
Proteins encoded in this window:
- the LOC116990496 gene encoding tumor necrosis factor receptor superfamily member 1B-like, which produces MSRRGLATGLWLWLMATAACGESSNRWQQNDNTCEENKFYNSKARRCCSLCPPGKHRQQSCTSKNDTVCKPCPPSKYQEEWNDSFDCTLCVGTCGDLQQQVQNCTPRTRQICECKPGMFCKTETLSSCLQCVKHSSCEAGKFLAKAGTATADNVCESCPPDTFSDGKPPSTKCWPHTKCARLFKEGTATEDAECEKTVSSITNILRPSTNRSNASTSAPVRPYPHSTTPRLDHLTTLSIAVTAPKGNKQVVNLLLIVGLVLAFLLILVVSSLLFSRKDYFKSLLLSNRTKGSIYIMSPRTVYVGVESGDCVSPDQKDPVAKPLDSHIHFPQQESMKSQSTAETHTFPVEESGKVFHDPVPAGDTQLD